Part of the Apilactobacillus apisilvae genome is shown below.
TTAACTTAGTTTGCAAATGTAATGGACCATTTTCACCTGAAGAAATAAATGGCAAACTAATTTCAGTTTCAGAAACACCAGATAAGTCCTTCTTAGCTTTTTCAGCAGCATCCTTCAAACGTTGTAATGCCATCTTATCTTTAGATAAGTCAACACCATTTTCTTGTTTGAATTCTGAAACTAAGTAGTCCATGATTTTCTTATCAAAATCATCCCCACCTAGATGAGTATCACCATTAGTTGATAGCACTTGGAATACACCGTCACCTAATTCAAGAACGGAAACATCAAAAGTACCACCACCAAGGTCATAAACAAGAACTTTTTCATCTTTATCTTGTTTATCTAAACCATATGCTAATGAAGCAGCGGTTGGTTCGTTAATAATACGTTTTACATCTAAACCAGCAATTTTACCAGCATCTTTAGTAGCTTGTCTTTGAGCATCATTAAAGTAAGCAGGAACAGTAATAACTGCTTCGCTAACAGTATCGCCTAAATAGTCTTCAGCAAAGCCCTTAATGTATTGTAAAATCATTGCTGAAATTTGTTGTGGAGTATATTTCTTACCATCAACATCAACTGTGTAATTTTCTTCACCCATATGACTCTTAATTGAAGAGATTGTGTTAGGGTTAGTAATCATTTGACGCTTTGCAACTTCACCAATTTGTGTTTCGCCATCTTTAAATGCAACTACAGATGGTGTTGTACGTGATCCTTCTGGATTTGTAATGATTTTTGGTTCTTTACCTTCAAGAACAGCAACGGCTGAGTTAGTTGTTCCTAAATCAATTCCGATAATCTTATTACTTGCCATAATTATCTTACCCCTTTATTTTTTATTATTGTGAAACTATAACCATACTTGGTCGAATTACTCGATCAGCTAGTTGATAGCCTTTTTGTAAAATTTCCACAACTGTGTCCGCAGGATGATCATCATCTGCAGGTACGGTTTGAACAGCTTGACATAATGTTGGATCAAACTTCTTACCCAATGCGTCAATTTCTTTAATCCCATTTTCGGCTAAAGATTTGTTCATATGGTTAAGAACTAATTCGACACCTTGCTTAAGTTGTTTTCCAGAATCATCAGTAACCTCAGTACTTAAAGCACGTTCTAAGTTATCAACTACTGGTAAAATACTTGTAGCCAATTTCTGACCATCATATTTATAAATATCAGCACGTTCACGTTTGAAACGAGTTTGCATATTTTGCATTTCAGCTTCAGCTCTTAAATATTGATCAGAAACTGAATCCACTTTTTGTTCAAGCTCTTTGATTTTATCTTGATCTGAATTCTTTTGCTTCTTCTTTGCATCCTTTTTAGTAGCCTTAGCTTCCTTTTTAGATACATCTTTTTCAGATTCAGATTGCTTCAAATCTTTTTTATCATCCTTATTTGCCAAGTGAATACCTCCTTTTACTGATCATACTTATTATAATAGTTTAAAAGTTTTTTTGATAACTCATCGCTAAAACCTTCTACTAAACCAATAATCCTTGAATATGGCATTCTAGTGGGTCCTAAAACCGCAACTATTCCCTTACCATAGTTACCTACATCATAAGTCCCTGTGATTACGCTATAATTTTTTAATAAACTATTGCTAATCTCTGGGCCTATTTTCACTGAAATTGATTTACCAGAGTTATTAATAAACTTAGATATATCATCAGTATCATTGAGCAATGAATATATTGGTTTTAAATAACTGATATCGTTATTATCAGTAAAACTTAACAGATTCAATTCACCGCCGATATAGAATTGATTTTTAGAAGCTTCAGTTAAAATATCATTTAAAGTAAGTAATAATCCCTCAGGGTTATTAACATATTTAATAACCTCTTTAGTAAGATCACCCTTTAATAACAGTTTTAATACTTCAGATATAGTTCTACCAATTAACTTATCATTAATCAGTCTAACAACAGAATCTAATTGATCACCATTGATATCATTAGATATATGAAAAAGTTGATTGATAACATCTTGATCATCAGTAATTAAAATTGCCATAACTTGTCTATCGCCAAGTGGCACTAAACGAAAACTTCTTAATCTACGACTCACCTGCTGCTCTGGCTTTAAAGCTAAAGCAGTATAATTGGTTAAATTTGATAAAATATTAGCAGATTGCTCAACAATCTCGTCAATCTTTCCAAAGTGACCACCTAATGCATTTTCAATGATTTTACTATCAGTAAAATCAATTGGATTAGGGTTCAAAAGATTATCAACATAATAACGATAGCCCTCAATTGATGGCACTCTTCCTGATGATGAATGTGTTTTAGCAATCAATCCCATTTTCTCAAGATAAGCCATATCATTTCTCACGGTAGCTGAACTGACATGTACGGGTAGTTGATTAGATAATGCTTTTGATCCGACAGGTACACCCGATTTGGTATAATCACTAACAATTACTTCTAAAACGGTTTTTTGTCTTTCACTGAGCATATATCAATCACTCCTTTATAATTAGCAGTCTTAGCAGTCGATATTGCTAAGTGCTAACTACAATATCTAATTTAACAAAAGGTTTTATATAAGTCAAGAAAACTACTCGTTATTTTTATCAAAAAAGTTTCTGGTAAATTTCTCATCATCTTTAAGCTGATTTATTAAACTATTAATGCCATTGAATTTAACTTCGCCACGAATTCTGTATAACCAATCAATCGATAAATCTTCACCATAAATATTATGATCAAAATCTAAAATATTAATTTCTACAGTAATTGGATTTTTATTTCCAAAGGTAACATTTCTGCCAATCGAAGCCATCCCTCGGTATTTTTTACCACCAATGAATACTTTAACAACATATATCCCAATATTGGGCAACCATTGTACTTCGTCATGTTGAATATTAGCAGTTGGATAGCCTAATTCTCGACCTCTAGCTAAGCCATGAACAACCATTCCATTAGTTCTAAACGGTCTACCTAATAATTCATTAACAGTTTTAATATCACCTTGATCTAAATTATGCCTAATAGCGGTAGAGCTGATTTTATTCTCATTCAAATTATCTAAATCAACTGATTCAACATTAAATTTTCCATTAGCATACTCAGGTAATATATCCATATTAGCCTTTTTATCACCATAAGTATGATCCACACCAGCAACAACAGTATCTACGTTAAAAGTAATTAAATAATTATTAACAAATTCCTCTGGTGATTGATTTTGAAAATCAAAAGTATAACTTACTAAAAATACTTTATTAACACCAAGATTTTTAAATAGACTCATTTTTTGATTATACAAAGTCAAGTATCTACTTTCATGACTATCTAACTGTTTATAGACAACTGCTGGTTTATGATTATAGGTCAATATTGCCAAATCTAAACCTTTCTTGTCAGCTATATTTTTAGCTTTATTAATAACCTTCTGATGACCT
Proteins encoded:
- the hrcA gene encoding heat-inducible transcriptional repressor HrcA; this encodes MLSERQKTVLEVIVSDYTKSGVPVGSKALSNQLPVHVSSATVRNDMAYLEKMGLIAKTHSSSGRVPSIEGYRYYVDNLLNPNPIDFTDSKIIENALGGHFGKIDEIVEQSANILSNLTNYTALALKPEQQVSRRLRSFRLVPLGDRQVMAILITDDQDVINQLFHISNDINGDQLDSVVRLINDKLIGRTISEVLKLLLKGDLTKEVIKYVNNPEGLLLTLNDILTEASKNQFYIGGELNLLSFTDNNDISYLKPIYSLLNDTDDISKFINNSGKSISVKIGPEISNSLLKNYSVITGTYDVGNYGKGIVAVLGPTRMPYSRIIGLVEGFSDELSKKLLNYYNKYDQ
- the ribF gene encoding riboflavin biosynthesis protein RibF, with translation MEVIKIHHPINENLEFKNKCVLAMGFFDGVHLGHQKVINKAKNIADKKGLDLAILTYNHKPAVVYKQLDSHESRYLTLYNQKMSLFKNLGVNKVFLVSYTFDFQNQSPEEFVNNYLITFNVDTVVAGVDHTYGDKKANMDILPEYANGKFNVESVDLDNLNENKISSTAIRHNLDQGDIKTVNELLGRPFRTNGMVVHGLARGRELGYPTANIQHDEVQWLPNIGIYVVKVFIGGKKYRGMASIGRNVTFGNKNPITVEINILDFDHNIYGEDLSIDWLYRIRGEVKFNGINSLINQLKDDEKFTRNFFDKNNE
- the grpE gene encoding nucleotide exchange factor GrpE, whose amino-acid sequence is MANKDDKKDLKQSESEKDVSKKEAKATKKDAKKKQKNSDQDKIKELEQKVDSVSDQYLRAEAEMQNMQTRFKRERADIYKYDGQKLATSILPVVDNLERALSTEVTDDSGKQLKQGVELVLNHMNKSLAENGIKEIDALGKKFDPTLCQAVQTVPADDDHPADTVVEILQKGYQLADRVIRPSMVIVSQ